TTTTATTTTAGATTATTTAATAATCTAAAATTTCATCTTAACAGAATTTTCATTCAAATTCAATATCTTTGTAGCCTAATTTTGCTTTAGTTTTTGCTCTTTTTTTATAAATGATATTATCTAAGTCATATCTTAATCTATCAAAAAAGTATAGGCAAAAGAGCAATATATTCATTTTTCAAATTGCACTAGAATCAAAAAAAAATGCAAGAACAAAACTACTCACTCACTCATATTCCTAATCGTCCGTCCAAACCACGTCAATCAGGACTTACTATGGTAATGGATAAAGGGTTAAGTGTCAGAGAAATAGAAGATCTTATCAGTGTAGCAGGCGATTACATAGACATTGTAAAACTCGGTTGGGCTACCTCTTATGTCATTCAAAATTTACAAGAAAAACTAGATGTTTATAAAGCTGCTGGAATTCCTACTTACTTTGGTGGGACACTTTTTGAGGCTTTTTTGGTTAGAAATCAAGTAGATGAATATCAAAAAGTATTGGATAAATATGGAATGCAATACGCTGAAATTTCGGATGGTTCATTAGATTTAGATCACGAAGAGAAATGTAAACTTATTGAGCGTTTCTCTAAACAAGTAACCGTTCTTTCAGAAGTAGGCTCAAAAGATGCTGAAAAAATAATTGCTCCTTATCAATGGATTCAGCTTATGCAAGATGAATTAGAAGCAGGAGCTTGGAAAGTAATTGGAGAAGCTAGAGAAGGTGGAAATGTAGGGCTTTTTCGTTCTACTGGTGAAGTTCGCTCAGGACTTGTACAAGAAATTTT
This is a stretch of genomic DNA from Bernardetia sp. MNP-M8. It encodes these proteins:
- a CDS encoding phosphosulfolactate synthase; the encoded protein is MQEQNYSLTHIPNRPSKPRQSGLTMVMDKGLSVREIEDLISVAGDYIDIVKLGWATSYVIQNLQEKLDVYKAAGIPTYFGGTLFEAFLVRNQVDEYQKVLDKYGMQYAEISDGSLDLDHEEKCKLIERFSKQVTVLSEVGSKDAEKIIAPYQWIQLMQDELEAGAWKVIGEAREGGNVGLFRSTGEVRSGLVQEILTKIPAEKIIWEAPQKAQQVYFIKLIGANVNLGNIAPNELVPLETIRLGLRGDTFDFFLNGK